From the genome of Plasmodium malariae genome assembly, chromosome: 9, one region includes:
- the PmUG01_09045900 gene encoding conserved Plasmodium protein, unknown function gives MEYNGNLVDIEGNDLIINQITNDRTIINCKLFLFKLKTKSDKLRYYEIKNSIASKDFIKAYIADDSNALLLSDDLFYLYDSENNKKNCLINLNDCEPRDFIYYKKNLIFIQKDKFSLFQAKADGKCNILLNLIDAPLKVNFCSCNKDMLYLCTSARIYFLKLIYSKDKILKVKNTQMSLPFKFKQEEYAYHSFENKFYKIKNEYKEVIHVCSYSDKEVTVYKFVKGEFKNKKKCFVKLSVNKLNNEIIKGCFFFKIKRVSKGQEKKKKDTDVVNNNYNEVVVKGSNDSNLEDEVTEGKKKCDSEEILKYENVNCVDNLPCDENNLLQNNDSIFSNEKIVRDENSKFEEEHTCSDVVTTHNGKNNNIENEEEEKIEEDISTNKEEDIIKLYLLIYSENGRILIYFVDYLNLADFKFGFVGFSNNPIAFMHLPFKAIYIYNISELYEKRVIKQKKIIQKKKKLSSNYCKYMEHIINKEIYINSNLFIDTVLMNEGTVSIYTIQIHNNLLLECENNMEPTVINVVNCSNKVVAVKKAINNENKNDEIKKIINESKYSCYSDSDSYIDSDITWTNSDKSDDDDDNDNSLYNVNIDSHVGEDNLNNYEHSGKMEKTKNIGSSSSISNALSQNKQSLLSEIDHYDNIKKEQDNFTHNIADKDNSNDNINNVGNNNDSNNIENNNNENNNIESNNNENVNNESNNNENINNVGNNNYSNHNENVNNESNNNENVNNENNNNENVNNESNNNENVNNESNNNENVNNENNNNENVNNESNNNENVNNESNNNVNNESNNNENVNNESNNNENINNVGNNNYSNHNENVNNESNNNENVNNNESNNNENINNVGNNNYSNNNENVNNVGNNNYSNNNENVNNVGNNNYSNNNENVNNVGNNNYSNNNENVNNESNNNENNNNNEDNNNDSNDYGSNIDDKIIEEKEEIDQDKRKGKCNGNIYTIEQLKMGQKNEETLENNIECEIKENASKNQSLLYLTHHKNSSNDSCISTPSSVNSIKLKTSTFEVNQQSAKQISENGDEEAEKVVENELEKEKEVYEIYDKEGAHMEKHPKVNEDQEKNENLEVNVDPEMSEPQHDSIRQNDMTEGNKVKDGGDIQTCNENVELKGEKEMNQTNFVAVDTEKGVGDQNEFNENNEEEFDKNVEQKKKKKRKKGKDKKIESIEKEDVEEETTEEKKKKKKKKKARIEDNILVDKKEQSDKHDGINNDDSEKHLNNKLHNNDLINSNNNLLVLSSMIKLYLSLRKYGALFSLLCVSGKKQIKSTVKNMGKKYSIKLLEYLLNTLMRNTYALVPFYKWIKCICKVYKDSLKGRKHRSLVTKITNVADKYVRNEHIINLVVDKISCTVDSIMKNKILENTEILNYRDGTIMK, from the coding sequence atggAATACAATGGAAACCTTGTAGACATAGAAGGAAATGACTTGATAATAAATCAGATAACCAATGATAGGACAATCATAAATTgcaaactttttttatttaaattaaaaacaaagaGCGACAAATTGAGATATTATGAAATCAAAAATTCCATCGCATCAAAAGATTTTATTAAGGCATATATTGCTGATGATTCAAACGCCCTTTTACTCTCAgatgatttattttatttatatgatagtgaaaataataaaaaaaattgcttaaTAAATTTGAATGACTGCGAACCAAgagattttatatattataagaaaaatttaatatttattcaaaaggataaattttccttatttcAAGCAAAAGCCGATGGAAAATGTAACATTCTGCTAAATTTAATAGATGCACCgttaaaagtaaatttttgttCTTGTAATAAGGATATgctatatttatgtactagcgcaagaatatattttttaaaattaatatattcaaaggataaaatattaaaagttaaaaatacgCAAATGAGTCTTCCATTCAAATTTAAGCAAGAAGAATATGCATATCATTCTTTTGAAAACAAAttctataaaattaaaaatgaatataaagaaGTAATACATGTGTGTAGTTATTCTGATAAAGAAGTAActgtatataaatttgttaaaggagaatttaaaaataaaaaaaaatgttttgtaaaattatcagtaaataaattaaataatgaaattataaaaggatgttttttttttaagattaAGAGGGTGTCAAAAGgtcaggaaaaaaaaaaaaaggacacAGATgttgtaaataataattataacgaGGTGGTAGTAAAGGGGTCAAATGATTCGAATTTAGAGGATGAAGTAACTgagggaaaaaagaaatgtgatagtgaagaaattttaaaatatgaaaatgtgAACTGTGTGGATAACTTACCCTgtgatgaaaataatttgttacAAAATAATGATTCCATTTTCTCGAATGAGAAAATTGTAAGAGATGAAAATTCAAAGTTTGAAGAGGAGCATACTTGCTCCGATGTAGTAACTACacataatggaaaaaataacaacattgaaaatgaagaagaagaaaagatAGAGGAAGACATTTCTACAAATAAAGAAGAGGATATTATAAAGTTGtacttattaatttatagTGAGAACGGGAgaattttgatatattttgtgGACTATTTAAATCTAGCTGATTTTAAATTTGGTTTTGTAGGGTTTAGTAACAACCCAATTGCATTTATGCATTTGCCATTTAaagcaatatatatatataacatatctgaattatatgaaaaaagagtaataaaacaaaaaaaaattattcaaaaaaaaaaaaaattatcttctAATTATTGTAAATACATGGAGCATATAATCaataaagaaatttatattaatagtaatCTTTTTATTGATACAGTTTTAATGAATGAAGGTACAGTTAGCATATATACCATCCAAATTCATAATAATCTTTTACTTGAATGTGAAAATAATATGGAGCCTACGGTTATCAATGTTGTAAATTGCAGTAATAAAGTTGTGGCAGtaaaaaaagcaataaataatgagaataaaaatgatgaaataaaaaaaattataaatgagTCCAAATATTCTTGTTATTCGGATAGTGATTCATATATAGATAGTGATATTACATGGACAAACAGTGACAAAagtgatgatgatgatgataatgataattctTTGTACAATGTTAATATTGATTCTCATGTGGGAGAAGATAATTTgaataattatgaacattcgggaaaaatggaaaaaacaaaaaacattGGCAGTTCTAGTAGTATTAGTAATGCACTTAGCCAAAACAAACAAAGCCTATTATCTGAAATAGATcattatgataatataaaaaaggagcaAGATAATTTTACTCATAACATAGCTGATAAGGATAATAGTAATGATAACATTAATAATGTGGGTAATAACAATGacagtaataatattgaaaataataataatgagaataataatattgaaagtaataacaatgagaatgttaataatgaaagtaataacaatgagaatattaataatgtgggtaataataattacagtAATCATAATGAGAATGTTAATAAtgaaagtaataataatgagaatgttaataatgaaaataataataatgagaatgttaataatgaaagtaataacaatgagaatgttaataatgaaagtaataataatgagaatgttaataatgaaaataataataatgagaatgttaataatgaaagtaataataatgagaatgttaataatgaaagtaataataatgttaataatgaaagtaataataatgagaatgttaataatgaaagtaataacaatgagaatattaataatgtgggtaataataattacagtAATCATAATGAGAATGTTAATAAtgaaagtaataataatgagaatgttaataataatgaaagtaataacaatgagaatattaataatgtgggtaataataattacagtaataataatgagaatgttaataatgtgggtaataataattacagtaataataatgagaatgttaataatgtgggtaataataattacagtaataataatgagaatgttaataatgtgggtaataataattacagtaataataatgagaatgttaataatgaaagtaataataatgagaataataataataatgaggataataataatgacagTAATGATTATGGTAGTAATATagatgataaaataattgaggaaaaggaagaaatagATCAAGATAAAAGGAAGGGAAAATGTAACGGAAATATCTATACAATTGAACAGTTAAAAATGGGTCAGAAAAATGAAGAGACtctagaaaataatatagaatgtgaaataaaagaaaatgctTCGAAAAACCAGAGTTTGTTATATTTGACACATCACAAGAACTCAAGTAATGATTCATGTATCTCTACACCTTCATCAGTAAATagcataaaattaaagacGTCCACTTTTGAAGTAAACCAGCAGAGCGCGAAACAGATAAGCGAAAACGGGGATGAAGAAGCAGAAAAAGTAGTAGAAAATgaattagaaaaagaaaaggaagtTTATGAGATTTATGATAAAGAAGGTGCCCATATGGAAAAACATCCAAAAGTGAATGAAGACcaggaaaaaaatgagaatttAGAAGTAAATGTAGACCCCGAAATGAGTGAACCACAACACGACAGCATTAGGCAGAATGATATGACAGAAGGCAATAAAGTGAAAGATGGTGGTGATATACAAACATGCAATGAAAATGTAGAATTAAAGGGAGAAAAGGAAATGAATCAAACAAATTTTGTTGCTGTTGATACAGAAAAAGGAGTGGGGGACCAAAAtgaatttaatgaaaataatgaagaggaatttgataaaaatgtagaacaaaagaaaaagaaaaaaagaaaaaagggaaaagacaaaaaaatagaaagtaTAGAAAAGGAAGATGTGGAAGAAGAAACTacagaagaaaagaaaaaaaagaaaaaaaagaaaaaggcaAGAATAGAGGACAATATTTTAGTCgataaaaaagaacagaGTGATAAACATGATGGtattaataatgatgatTCTGAAAAAcatttgaataataaattacataataatgatttaataaattcTAATAACAACCTTTTAGTATTATCATCAATGATTAAActttatttatcattaagAAAATATGGTGCACTATTTAGTTTACTTTGTGTATCAGGTAagaaacaaattaaaagCACTGTTAAGAATatggggaaaaaatattccattaAATTACTAGAATATCTTTTAAACACACTAATGAGAAATACATATGCTCTTGTTCCTTTTTATAAGTggattaaatgtatatgtaaagtATATAAAGATTCTCTGAAAGGGAGAAAACATCGTTCTTTAGTTActaaaataacaaatgttGCAGACAAATATGTGAGAaatgaacatataataaatctCGTTGTAGACAAAATTAGTTGTACTGTTGACagtataatgaaaaataaaattttggaaAATACAGAAATTCTTAATTATAGAGATGGGACTATCatgaaatga